From one Triticum urartu cultivar G1812 chromosome 3, Tu2.1, whole genome shotgun sequence genomic stretch:
- the LOC125544540 gene encoding wax ester synthase/diacylglycerol acyltransferase 11-like: MTERMDRRRGSALRKRPPAIDATRAESETGEGREEPVSPTGRLFREPHFSCYIVSVFGLGARVDLAAVRAGLEATLARHPRFCSIQVMDELEDATPKWVRTTVNLDDHVVVPDLEPTGTSADPDRALESYVSSLSTLPMDHSRPLWELHVLDFPTSDADAAVVLRVHHSVGDGVSLLSLFIACTRRAADPDALPELPTTGAARRSGPVYALPSRPLLAPSSWGALAALAAWVVSLLLLAWHTLVDVLCFSATATSMLRDPRTLFKGAEGVEFRPKRFVNRTLSLDDVKYVKNTMNCTVNDVLLGVTSAALSRFYFRKTGESGRKSIKVRSTLLVNLRKTPGLHALATMMQSGKDNGAEWGNRLGYMILPFHIAMHDDDPLEYVRKATKVARRKKSSMESIFTYWSASMIMKIFGIKAAASLCYGMMRNTTLSFSNMAGPTEQVVFYGHPIVYIAPSVYGHPHALTMHYQSYMNIIKLVLAVEEEQFPDAHELLDDFAVSLKLIREAASGKNTRHT; encoded by the exons ATGACGGAAAGGATGGATCGCCGCCGCGGGAGCGCGCTGCGGAAGCGGCCGCCGGCGATAGACGCGACGCGCGCCGAGTCGGAGACGGGCGAGGGCCGCGAGGAGCCGGTGAGCCCGACGGGGCGGCTGTTCCGGGAGCCGCACTTCAGCTGCTACATCGTGTCCGTGTTCGGCCTCGGCGCGCGGGTCGACCTGGCCGCCGTCCGGGCCGGGCTCGAGGCCACCCTTGCGCGCCACCCCCGCTTCTGCAGCATCCAG GTGATGGACGAGCTGGAGGACGCGACGCCCAAGTGGGTCCGGACCACGGTGAACCTCGACGACCACGTCGTCGTCCCGGACCTGGAGCCCACCGGCACGTCGGCAGACCCAGACAGGGCCCTGGAGAGCTACGTGTCGTCTCTGTCCACGCTCCCCATGGACCACTCCCGCCCGCTCTGGGAGCTGCACGTCCTCGACTTCCCCACCTCcgacgccgacgccgccgtcgTGCTCCGCGTGCACCACTCCGTCGGCGACGGCGTCTCGCTCCTGTCCCTCTTCATCGCCTGCACCCGCCGCGCCGCGGACCCGGACGCGCTGCCGGAGCTGCCGACCACCGGCGCCGCCCGTCGCTCTGGCCCCGTGTACGCCCTGCCTTCGCGCCCGCTGCTCGCGCCGTCGTCATGGGGCGCCCTGGCGGCCCTCGCCGCGTGGGTCGTGTCGCTGCTCCTGCTCGCGTGGCACACGCTGGTGGACGTTCTGTGCTTCTCCGCGACGGCGACGTCGATGCTGCGCGACCCGCGGACGCTGTTCAAGGGCGCGGAGGGCGTGGAGTTCCGGCCCAAGCGCTTCGTGAACCGCACGCTCAGCCTCGACGACGTCAAGTACGTCAAGAACACCATGAACTGC ACGGTGAACGATGTGCTGCTTGGGGTGACCTCTGCGGCATTGTCTCGGTTTTATTTTCGGAAAACAG GAGAAAGTGGTAGAAAGAGCATCAAGGTGCGGTCCACTCTTCTTGTGAACCTGAGGAAGACGCCCGGTCTACAT GCACTGGCTACGATGATGCAGTCCGGCAAGGACAACGGCGCCGAGTGGGGGAATCGGCTTGGCTACATGATACTCCCGTTCCACATAGCCATGCACGACGACGACCCTCTCGAGTACGTCCGGAAGGCCACCAAGGTCGCGCGCAGGAAGAAGAGCTCCATGGAATCGATCTTCACCTACTGGAGTGCGTCCATGATCATGAAAATCTTTGGAATCAAG GCAGCAGCTTCTCTGTGCTACGGCATGATGAGGAACACCACCCTGTCCTTCTCCAACATGGCCGGTCCAACCGAGCAGGTGGTGTTCTACGGCCACCCGATTGTCTACATTGCCCCCAGCGTCTATGGCCACCCACAT GCACTGACCATGCATTATCAGAGTTACATGAACATTATCAAGCTAGTACTAGCAGTAGAGGAGGAACAGTTTCCGGATGCTCATGAGCTTCTGGATGACTTTGCCGTGTCTCTCAAGCTCATTCGAGAGGCAGCTTCAGGAAAAAACACAAGACACACATAA